From one Sulfurirhabdus autotrophica genomic stretch:
- a CDS encoding ABC transporter transmembrane domain-containing protein, translated as MVTMSIPPAPHKSSLSTLKGLLPFLAPYKKEFLLAGIALLVAAGATLAIPYAFRQMIDLGFGATGSKSIQHVNTYFLALFGVACILAIATAARFYTVSWLGERVTADIRNAVYRHVVTQSPQFFETTQTGEVLSRLTTDTTLIQAVVGTSISMALRNALLLVGGLVMLFVTSAKLSSIIIVLLAAVVLPIVIFGRRVRKLSRDSQDRIADASAMAGEILNAMPTVQAFTHETQESERFGASVESAFKTAIRRIRARSMLTLIAILLVFGTIVFVLWLGAQAVMQGNMTGGELGQFILYAAIVAGSVGALSEVLGEAQRAAGATERLMELLAVRSPIHSSVTPLTLPPRTQNGATLELRDVTFHYPSRPKTASLEKVSLAIQPGETVAVVGPSGAGKTTLFQLLLRFYDPQNGTITLDGVDIRQLDLHALRAAIGIVPQDTVIFSANAMENIRYGRADAADAEVIAAAKMAAAHEFIEKLPEGYQSFLGERGVRLSGGQRQRIAIARAMLKNPSLLLLDEATSALDAESERLVQSALEAAMVGRTTLIIAHRLATVQRADRIVVMENGQIVETGTHASLVELGGIYANLAALQFHTFN; from the coding sequence ATGGTGACTATGTCCATTCCGCCAGCACCTCATAAAAGCAGCCTGTCCACCCTGAAAGGGTTATTACCCTTTCTCGCCCCCTATAAAAAAGAATTTCTGTTGGCCGGGATTGCATTGCTGGTTGCCGCTGGCGCTACACTGGCCATTCCTTATGCATTCAGGCAGATGATAGATCTTGGCTTTGGTGCCACCGGTTCAAAAAGTATCCAGCATGTGAATACCTATTTTCTGGCACTGTTCGGTGTAGCATGCATTCTAGCCATCGCAACGGCAGCACGTTTTTACACGGTGTCATGGCTTGGCGAGCGCGTCACCGCCGATATCCGCAATGCGGTTTACCGTCACGTTGTTACCCAAAGTCCGCAATTTTTTGAAACCACGCAAACCGGCGAGGTATTGTCGCGCCTGACGACTGATACCACCCTGATTCAGGCCGTGGTTGGCACCAGCATTTCCATGGCGCTGCGTAATGCGTTGCTATTGGTTGGCGGTCTGGTAATGTTGTTTGTCACCAGCGCCAAGCTTTCATCCATCATTATTGTGCTGCTAGCCGCAGTGGTGTTGCCGATCGTTATCTTTGGCCGCCGTGTGCGTAAGTTGTCCCGTGATTCGCAAGACCGCATCGCAGATGCATCAGCCATGGCAGGTGAAATTCTTAATGCTATGCCCACAGTTCAGGCATTCACCCATGAAACTCAGGAATCAGAGCGTTTCGGCGCATCGGTGGAAAGCGCGTTCAAAACTGCGATACGGCGTATTCGCGCACGTTCAATGCTGACACTGATTGCCATTTTGCTGGTATTTGGAACTATCGTATTTGTGCTGTGGCTAGGGGCGCAAGCGGTCATGCAAGGCAACATGACCGGCGGCGAACTGGGGCAATTTATCCTCTATGCAGCGATTGTGGCTGGCTCTGTGGGTGCGCTGTCGGAAGTTTTGGGTGAAGCGCAACGGGCGGCCGGCGCGACCGAACGACTGATGGAACTGTTGGCAGTGCGTTCGCCGATCCACTCTTCTGTGACGCCGCTGACATTACCCCCGCGCACCCAAAACGGTGCCACGCTGGAATTGCGTGATGTTACGTTCCACTATCCTTCGCGGCCGAAAACGGCTTCACTGGAAAAGGTGTCACTTGCCATCCAGCCTGGCGAAACGGTGGCAGTGGTCGGACCATCTGGTGCAGGAAAGACCACGTTATTCCAACTACTGTTGCGCTTTTATGACCCGCAAAATGGCACGATTACCCTTGATGGCGTAGACATCAGGCAACTGGATCTGCATGCTTTGCGCGCTGCCATCGGAATTGTGCCGCAAGACACGGTCATCTTTTCTGCCAATGCAATGGAAAATATTCGCTATGGCCGCGCTGACGCCGCAGATGCTGAAGTCATCGCCGCCGCAAAAATGGCTGCGGCACACGAATTCATCGAAAAGCTCCCGGAAGGTTACCAATCTTTCCTGGGCGAGCGCGGTGTTCGCCTGTCCGGCGGGCAACGCCAGCGGATTGCTATCGCCCGTGCCATGCTCAAAAATCCTTCTCTGTTGTTGCTGGACGAGGCCACCAGCGCACTGGATGCCGAATCCGAACGCTTGGTACAAAGCGCGCTAGAAGCCGCCATGGTGGGTCGCACGACTCTTATCATTGCACACCGACTGGCAACGGTGCAGCGTGCGGATCGCATTGTTGTGATGGAAAATGGCCAGATTGTGGAAACTGGTACCCATGCCTCTCTGGTCGAATTAGGCGGGATTTATGCAAATTTAGCGGCTTTGCAGTTTCACACATTTAACTAG
- a CDS encoding MbcA/ParS/Xre antitoxin family protein produces MNLAAIQNIDNASVLAEAFVNAGKNLGMNQSDLGYIIGKDRSAISRGRIEPGSKAGELALLFIRCYRALYVLVGGNLQQMQHWMQTENRHTGGIPAEQAKTVQGLVTVLEYLDAIRGKL; encoded by the coding sequence ATGAACCTCGCCGCTATTCAGAATATCGACAATGCCAGTGTGCTTGCAGAAGCATTCGTCAATGCGGGAAAGAATCTGGGCATGAATCAATCTGATTTGGGATATATCATTGGCAAGGACCGTTCCGCCATTAGTCGTGGTCGGATTGAGCCGGGCAGCAAAGCCGGTGAATTGGCGCTGTTGTTTATTCGATGCTATCGCGCCCTTTATGTACTGGTCGGGGGAAATTTGCAGCAGATGCAGCACTGGATGCAAACTGAAAACCGCCATACTGGGGGAATACCGGCTGAACAGGCCAAAACGGTACAAGGGTTGGTCACGGTGCTGGAGTACCTGGATGCGATACGAGGAAAGCTTTAA
- a CDS encoding RES family NAD+ phosphorylase has product MADWKACLAAANPVRLSGSLLRLVESQEQVATYQLVSSLDRQAALEEMLEATKPPLRKHSEKLHYLLATPFRYPPLRHGSRFGSRNEPSLFYGSRETRTVLAEAAYYRFVFWFGMTIPPSGKLDTQHTLFEAKYQTDKGVKLQMAPFAAYQSELTHPEAYQASQQLGSLMREEGIQGFEFVSARDPEGGINVALFTPEALPKKTPVSQEPWLCELTGEHVKFYALHDSGIHEFPIEIYLVDGKLPEPA; this is encoded by the coding sequence TTGGCTGACTGGAAAGCCTGTCTTGCAGCGGCCAATCCGGTCCGGCTCTCGGGCAGTTTGCTTCGGCTCGTAGAAAGTCAGGAGCAGGTGGCTACCTACCAGCTGGTCAGCTCTCTTGACCGGCAGGCCGCACTGGAAGAAATGCTGGAAGCGACCAAGCCCCCTTTACGCAAACACTCCGAGAAATTGCATTATTTGCTGGCCACACCATTCCGTTATCCGCCATTGAGGCATGGGTCCCGTTTTGGTTCACGTAATGAACCGAGTCTGTTTTACGGGTCCCGGGAAACCAGAACCGTCCTTGCGGAAGCCGCTTATTACCGCTTTGTATTCTGGTTTGGGATGACCATTCCGCCTTCTGGCAAATTAGATACCCAACATACTTTGTTCGAGGCAAAGTATCAGACTGATAAGGGGGTTAAGCTACAGATGGCACCTTTCGCAGCGTATCAATCCGAGCTAACCCACCCCGAGGCATATCAAGCCAGCCAGCAACTTGGCTCATTGATGCGGGAAGAGGGTATTCAAGGGTTTGAGTTTGTATCTGCTCGTGACCCTGAAGGTGGCATTAATGTCGCACTGTTCACACCCGAAGCCCTCCCCAAAAAAACACCTGTTTCACAAGAACCCTGGCTCTGCGAGCTGACTGGGGAACACGTTAAATTCTATGCCCT